A genomic segment from Candidatus Neomarinimicrobiota bacterium encodes:
- a CDS encoding prolyl oligopeptidase family serine peptidase, with amino-acid sequence MPCQSKSREKKCPVRESARSILLLTLFLCGTGWAQVPTPGTPPETRKDNVKEIIHGVEVVDPYQWLEDQESPETREWIDEQNAYSKPILDSLPRRDNIQKRLAELMKIDVTGSPQVRNSRYFFIKRMSDQELYVIYIREGLKGEDQVLIDPHGMSPDNTTSVGMRDVSKDGTILAYAIREGGEDEVRIRFLHVDKREHLPDELSKARYWGISITPDNEGFYYTRHEAEGPRVYYHGMGTDPASDTEIFGEGYGPEKILWADLSEDGKHLLIIVWHGSAGLKTEIYYQNVAEKGQIIAVVNDIDARFSGEIGGDRIYLQTNWNAPRDRILAVDINDIPRDPSEWEEIIPMTDAIIEGFSTAGGRLFVNHLENVASYVKVFEPNGRHVRDISFADPGSVGWVSGQWESNEAFYYYSSFHIPPTIYRYDVETGNQEVWAKYDVPLKSNNIEVNQVWYSSKDGTEIPMFLVHRKGLKLDGSNPTLLTGYGGFNTSLTPWFSSTAAIWVENGGVYARPNLRGGGEFGEEWHKAGMLENKQNVFDDFIAAAEWLIEKGYTSPTKLSISGGSNGGLLVGAALTQRPDLFRAVACFYPLLDMVRYHKFLVASFWISEYGSTDDPEQFKYLYAYSPYHRVKSGIEYPAVMFITGDSDTRVDPLHARKMAALLQESTESDNPVLLYYDTKSGHSGGRPLSKQIEDTTRWLSFLFWQLGVKSQVGQ; translated from the coding sequence ATGCCTTGTCAAAGTAAATCAAGAGAGAAGAAATGTCCGGTACGTGAGAGCGCACGGTCAATCCTACTACTCACGTTATTTTTGTGTGGAACAGGATGGGCACAAGTCCCGACGCCCGGGACACCACCTGAGACCCGGAAAGATAATGTAAAGGAGATAATCCACGGCGTAGAAGTGGTTGATCCTTATCAGTGGCTGGAGGACCAGGAGAGCCCGGAAACGCGAGAATGGATTGATGAACAGAATGCATACAGCAAACCTATTCTCGATTCTTTACCGCGGCGCGATAATATCCAAAAAAGACTTGCAGAATTAATGAAAATAGATGTGACCGGCAGCCCGCAGGTGCGCAACAGTCGTTATTTCTTCATCAAGAGAATGAGCGATCAAGAGCTTTACGTTATCTACATCCGAGAAGGACTTAAAGGCGAAGACCAGGTGCTAATTGATCCTCACGGGATGAGTCCCGACAACACAACAAGTGTCGGCATGCGGGATGTGTCGAAAGACGGAACAATTCTGGCTTACGCTATTCGTGAAGGTGGAGAAGATGAGGTAAGGATCCGTTTCTTGCATGTGGATAAGCGTGAGCATTTACCGGATGAACTGTCCAAAGCTCGTTATTGGGGGATTTCCATCACGCCGGACAATGAGGGTTTCTATTATACTCGTCATGAGGCAGAGGGCCCAAGGGTATACTATCATGGGATGGGAACAGACCCTGCCAGTGACACGGAGATTTTTGGAGAGGGTTACGGTCCGGAAAAGATCCTGTGGGCTGATCTTTCCGAGGATGGAAAGCACCTGCTCATCATTGTCTGGCACGGATCGGCGGGACTCAAAACCGAGATTTATTACCAGAATGTGGCTGAAAAAGGTCAGATCATAGCGGTCGTTAATGACATCGATGCCAGATTCAGCGGGGAAATTGGAGGTGATCGAATCTACCTACAGACCAACTGGAACGCCCCCAGAGACCGAATCCTGGCCGTTGATATAAATGATATTCCTCGAGATCCTTCCGAGTGGGAAGAGATTATCCCCATGACGGATGCCATCATAGAGGGGTTTTCCACTGCTGGTGGGAGACTATTCGTCAACCATCTTGAGAACGTCGCTTCGTATGTTAAGGTCTTCGAGCCGAACGGTCGCCATGTGAGGGACATCTCCTTTGCCGATCCTGGTTCGGTGGGCTGGGTGAGCGGCCAGTGGGAGAGTAACGAAGCCTTCTACTACTATTCATCCTTCCACATCCCTCCGACGATCTACCGTTATGATGTCGAGACAGGGAATCAAGAAGTATGGGCGAAGTACGACGTTCCCCTCAAAAGTAACAATATCGAAGTCAATCAGGTTTGGTACTCTTCCAAAGATGGAACGGAAATCCCGATGTTTCTTGTGCACAGAAAAGGCCTGAAGCTTGATGGATCAAACCCGACGCTGTTGACAGGATACGGAGGATTCAACACAAGTCTCACTCCGTGGTTTTCGTCAACGGCCGCAATATGGGTTGAGAATGGCGGTGTATACGCTCGGCCTAATTTGCGTGGGGGGGGAGAGTTCGGAGAGGAGTGGCACAAAGCGGGAATGCTGGAAAACAAGCAGAACGTATTCGACGACTTCATCGCCGCCGCTGAATGGCTCATTGAAAAAGGATACACAAGTCCAACGAAACTATCCATTTCAGGCGGGAGCAATGGGGGTTTGCTGGTAGGTGCCGCTCTGACTCAGCGTCCTGATCTCTTCAGGGCCGTGGCCTGTTTCTATCCGCTTCTCGATATGGTCCGGTATCACAAGTTTCTGGTTGCATCCTTCTGGATCTCTGAATATGGTTCAACGGATGATCCAGAACAGTTCAAATATCTTTATGCCTATTCGCCTTATCATCGGGTAAAAAGTGGAATTGAGTATCCGGCAGTGATGTTCATCACGGGTGATTCGGACACGCGCGTCGATCCACTCCACGCTCGCAAAATGGCGGCGCTACTCCAGGAATCGACTGAATCAGACAATCCTGTCTTGCTGTACTACGACACTAAGTCAGGACATTCCGGCGGACGGCCACTGAGCAAGCAGATTGAGGACACCACCAGGTGGCTTAGTTTTCTGTTCTGGCAGCTTGGTGTGAAGAGCCAGGTTGGACAGTAA
- a CDS encoding periplasmic heavy metal sensor has protein sequence MSKRMPSWMIPVITLGALVLMANSADAQEGTMKGTHEQGMMSHTSMKGEKHQTGMGHKYMMRQKHHGGDKFFLGMKDELGLTDEQVSKLRALKSETEKRMIRTKADLGILEIELHDLLREDKVNVKTVDSKIEKIGELRTKMQKAHVHAGLDARKMLTSEQLKKLHGHKGKGM, from the coding sequence ATGTCAAAGAGAATGCCCTCATGGATGATTCCTGTGATAACCTTGGGTGCCTTGGTTCTTATGGCAAATTCGGCAGACGCCCAGGAAGGAACGATGAAAGGTACCCACGAACAGGGGATGATGTCCCACACGTCTATGAAAGGAGAAAAGCATCAGACGGGAATGGGACACAAGTACATGATGAGACAAAAGCATCATGGAGGAGACAAGTTTTTCCTCGGGATGAAAGATGAGTTGGGTCTTACGGATGAGCAGGTGTCCAAGCTCAGGGCTTTGAAGAGCGAAACTGAAAAGCGGATGATACGAACCAAGGCAGATCTGGGAATCCTGGAAATAGAACTCCACGATCTTCTCAGAGAGGACAAGGTGAATGTCAAAACCGTTGACTCAAAGATTGAGAAGATCGGGGAACTTCGAACGAAAATGCAGAAGGCTCATGTCCATGCAGGCCTGGATGCCCGGAAGATGCTGACCTCTGAACAACTGAAGAAGCTCCATGGGCATAAAGGAAAGGGAATGTAG
- a CDS encoding class I SAM-dependent methyltransferase encodes MVVNKDPYRNSAKWYDTLFEPFNTGLRGLCVKMLPPREGMFVLDMGCGTGSQLDVYQKAGCEVFGIDPSVAMIDLARQKLGNHANLCVGDASRMPYGEGSFDLIVVSLVLHEISSRIRSVLVSESRRVLKKDGRLLVVDYHAGPLRFPKGWLLKSFITCAEIAAGSEHFKNYRQFMANKGVPALVAEHRLSVEMKKIVSGGNLGLFLLASQ; translated from the coding sequence GTGGTTGTGAATAAGGATCCCTATCGTAACAGCGCAAAATGGTACGACACATTGTTCGAACCATTCAACACCGGTCTGAGGGGTCTTTGTGTGAAAATGCTTCCTCCAAGAGAAGGGATGTTTGTTCTCGATATGGGTTGTGGCACAGGATCGCAACTGGATGTTTACCAGAAGGCTGGTTGCGAGGTTTTCGGAATTGACCCATCAGTTGCCATGATTGACTTGGCCCGGCAAAAACTTGGTAACCACGCAAACCTTTGCGTGGGTGATGCGTCAAGAATGCCATATGGAGAAGGATCATTCGACCTGATCGTTGTGTCACTGGTACTGCACGAAATCTCCTCCAGAATTCGTTCAGTGCTTGTTAGTGAGTCAAGGCGGGTTCTGAAAAAAGATGGCCGGCTTTTGGTTGTGGATTATCACGCCGGTCCTCTCAGATTTCCGAAAGGCTGGCTGCTCAAAAGCTTCATCACATGCGCAGAAATTGCCGCCGGTTCTGAGCATTTCAAGAATTATCGCCAGTTTATGGCTAACAAAGGAGTCCCTGCTCTGGTAGCTGAACACAGACTTTCCGTTGAAATGAAAAAGATAGTCAGCGGCGGTAACCTGGGGCTATTCTTGTTGGCCTCACAGTAG
- a CDS encoding CsgG/HfaB family protein: MNDYRNLQTGALAVLLIFMIGCAGFTQHGRLESSAREAYAGGDYDTAVFECTRSLKLNPDYEKAQILIGNAFRAATQAHAARLAGLEASSSKSRWDGIVQEYEALVKINQAVRELPTLKVKETGEVIEFETSDYTQHLVEAKTNAAEAHYQEGLSLLEREGVDEQRGAALEFRLATSFIEDYKDAAELYEKARQAGVKRMAIVPFEDRSGKEGRYGDLPGLVVDEIVTEFMNDPSSMEFLELVSREELENVMEEHRLTLAGIVDEESAVQLGKILGIHEILTGRITQVIYTPTTTLEKNVEREARIVVGKEKYKDSKGNIRTKEVYEKVSAVATIYTRTAAAKITGSFRIIDVETARLKKGESFEGISSFEYRWATFKGDRRALDFGTMVLLRRNEKSAPVEGEMVNRATKDLSNSLSRTLKRYTM, encoded by the coding sequence GTGAACGACTATCGCAACCTTCAGACCGGTGCCCTAGCGGTCCTACTGATCTTCATGATTGGGTGTGCCGGCTTCACCCAGCATGGCCGGCTGGAAAGCAGCGCTCGTGAGGCATACGCTGGGGGTGATTATGACACGGCGGTTTTCGAATGCACCCGGTCACTGAAATTGAATCCGGACTATGAAAAGGCCCAGATTCTCATCGGGAATGCTTTCAGGGCCGCCACGCAAGCCCACGCCGCAAGGCTCGCTGGACTCGAAGCTTCGTCCTCAAAGTCCAGGTGGGATGGAATTGTCCAGGAGTATGAGGCTCTCGTGAAAATCAATCAGGCGGTTAGGGAACTTCCCACGCTTAAGGTGAAAGAAACAGGTGAGGTAATCGAGTTCGAGACCTCAGACTACACTCAACACCTGGTTGAAGCAAAAACCAACGCGGCAGAGGCTCACTATCAAGAAGGATTGAGTCTGCTTGAACGGGAAGGTGTCGACGAGCAGCGAGGTGCTGCCCTGGAGTTTCGTCTGGCCACCAGTTTCATTGAGGATTATAAGGATGCGGCCGAACTGTACGAAAAGGCAAGGCAAGCAGGGGTAAAGAGAATGGCCATCGTTCCCTTCGAAGACAGGAGCGGTAAAGAAGGAAGATACGGTGACTTACCAGGTCTGGTAGTTGACGAAATTGTGACGGAATTCATGAATGATCCTTCCTCCATGGAGTTTCTGGAACTTGTTTCGCGGGAAGAACTGGAAAATGTGATGGAAGAACACCGCTTGACTCTCGCAGGCATCGTGGACGAAGAAAGTGCCGTACAGTTGGGAAAGATACTCGGCATCCATGAGATTTTGACGGGAAGGATTACTCAGGTCATCTATACTCCCACCACAACGCTGGAAAAAAATGTGGAGCGGGAAGCAAGGATCGTGGTGGGTAAGGAAAAGTACAAGGATAGTAAGGGGAATATCCGCACGAAAGAAGTTTATGAAAAAGTCTCTGCCGTTGCGACGATCTATACGCGAACCGCAGCCGCCAAGATTACCGGGTCCTTCCGGATCATAGATGTAGAAACAGCCAGGCTGAAAAAGGGCGAATCTTTTGAAGGAATATCAAGCTTTGAATACAGATGGGCGACGTTTAAAGGGGACAGGAGAGCATTGGACTTTGGGACCATGGTTCTTCTGAGAAGAAATGAAAAGTCCGCCCCCGTTGAGGGGGAAATGGTGAACCGGGCGACAAAAGATCTCTCCAATTCACTGTCGAGGACTCTGAAACGGTACACCATGTGA
- a CDS encoding PPC domain-containing protein: MRIKRDHQMSKAFVKPSWLLLGIVLGVYLPSCTIEEPEITAELVGTTVDVPVHKPLQIAFSDPVDDFPDVSFAPSADIEKMILNAGDDTLTLTFSNPLSNEVAYEIGLSGKNIVTDSLYFTTIATVDNVENDSYEDAQPMESDKKYGGLINTIFGEPDQDWYKMQGIAAGGMISILLDELDEDLNLSLFNPDGTELSASSNTGNTSETIEIAAAQTGTHYIRVFTTLSNPSSYYHITTEF; this comes from the coding sequence GTGAGAATCAAAAGGGATCATCAGATGTCCAAGGCCTTTGTCAAGCCTTCCTGGCTTCTATTGGGTATTGTCCTAGGCGTCTACCTCCCCTCCTGTACGATAGAGGAGCCTGAGATAACGGCGGAACTGGTGGGAACCACCGTGGACGTTCCCGTTCATAAACCTCTTCAGATCGCCTTCAGCGATCCGGTTGATGACTTCCCTGATGTTTCGTTCGCACCCAGTGCGGACATCGAAAAAATGATTCTTAACGCAGGTGACGACACACTCACACTCACGTTCTCGAATCCCCTTTCGAACGAGGTCGCATACGAAATCGGTCTATCGGGAAAGAATATCGTTACGGATTCACTCTACTTTACAACGATCGCCACGGTGGATAATGTAGAGAACGATTCTTACGAAGATGCTCAACCGATGGAGTCGGACAAAAAGTACGGTGGTCTTATTAATACGATTTTTGGTGAACCGGATCAGGACTGGTACAAAATGCAGGGAATCGCCGCCGGAGGGATGATCTCTATCCTACTTGATGAACTGGACGAAGACCTGAATCTCAGTCTCTTCAATCCCGATGGAACGGAGCTTTCAGCTTCATCGAACACTGGAAATACCAGTGAAACGATTGAGATTGCCGCTGCCCAAACCGGAACGCACTACATAAGAGTCTTCACGACACTCTCCAATCCCAGTTCCTACTATCACATAACCACCGAATTTTGA
- a CDS encoding Mth938-like domain-containing protein produces the protein MNSPAIERLSWGRLDVEGTLHFKDAKLYPGGGREWDWNETGTRHSPGIQVKDVEELLVNGARVVVLSRGMLGRLGTQPETLRFLKEKEITVHVLKTDGAVRLYNELREKESVGGLFHSTC, from the coding sequence ATGAATTCACCTGCAATCGAACGTCTATCCTGGGGCCGTTTGGACGTTGAGGGTACTCTCCATTTCAAGGATGCCAAACTGTATCCCGGAGGAGGCCGGGAATGGGACTGGAATGAAACAGGAACCCGACACTCTCCAGGAATTCAGGTCAAAGACGTGGAGGAACTCCTGGTAAACGGCGCCCGAGTTGTGGTGCTTTCGAGAGGAATGCTTGGGCGTCTGGGCACACAACCTGAGACTCTTCGTTTCCTCAAAGAGAAGGAGATCACTGTGCATGTTCTGAAGACCGACGGGGCGGTCCGGTTGTACAATGAACTTCGCGAAAAGGAATCCGTCGGCGGCCTCTTCCACTCGACATGCTAA
- a CDS encoding D-aminoacylase encodes MKIGSLGLAGTALGIKINSPFDTIIRNGTVIDGSGKDSRPVDVGIKGDTITALGDLEGAGADRVIDAAGLVVAPGFIDIHTHTDVELLANPLGESKIRQGVTTEVSGNCGSSPFPLDEDDRTELDKRWRNRFGTNVSWHDLEGFFTRLELSEPSINYATFTGHGSLRGAVVGKNDVPASPEQLAEMKRLLAQTMEVGSLGLATGLEYTPGSYAGTEELIELAKVAAAYDGVYATHMRNEDDTVKDAIQEALRICRRAEVSTQISHLKVANQGNWHKIDSVLELIYKTRETLPVEVDRYPYVAWGTGLTTFLPLESRQGETEQVLERLNDPEHSPRIRTFAESRALRIGGWDKVMISYCASEQGKKYQGKTILSCAEEAGQEPVDFAIGLLLSEKNQVGIVGFAMSEENLEKVLASPFTMIGSDGNAIAPYGKLAAGNPHPRFYGTFPRVLGKYSRDEQIIGLEAAVHKMTGMPAAKLGLADRGILMKKKVADITVFDPKTVIDRATFENPHQYPVGIEYVFVNGKLTIEKGKHTGARRGRILRHKK; translated from the coding sequence GTGAAGATCGGATCCCTTGGCCTCGCGGGGACGGCCTTGGGGATCAAAATCAACAGCCCTTTCGATACCATCATAAGAAACGGGACCGTCATTGATGGGTCGGGAAAGGATTCGAGACCAGTCGATGTCGGCATCAAAGGCGACACGATCACAGCGCTGGGTGATCTGGAAGGAGCAGGTGCCGATCGAGTCATCGATGCCGCGGGACTTGTCGTGGCGCCCGGCTTCATCGACATACATACCCACACCGATGTTGAACTCCTGGCTAATCCCCTGGGAGAAAGCAAAATACGCCAGGGAGTGACCACCGAAGTGTCAGGCAATTGCGGGTCTTCTCCGTTTCCCCTTGATGAAGACGATCGCACAGAGTTGGACAAAAGATGGCGGAACCGATTCGGCACAAACGTTAGTTGGCACGATCTGGAAGGGTTTTTCACACGGCTTGAACTATCTGAACCCTCCATTAACTATGCCACCTTCACAGGGCACGGTTCCCTGAGAGGTGCCGTCGTGGGGAAGAATGACGTACCGGCCAGCCCCGAGCAGTTGGCTGAAATGAAGCGGCTCCTTGCCCAGACCATGGAAGTGGGAAGCCTGGGCCTCGCAACCGGTCTTGAATACACACCCGGTAGCTACGCGGGAACGGAAGAATTGATTGAACTGGCAAAAGTTGCAGCCGCGTATGACGGTGTCTATGCCACGCACATGCGCAACGAAGATGACACTGTTAAGGATGCCATTCAGGAAGCGCTCCGGATCTGCCGAAGGGCGGAAGTCTCCACGCAGATCTCCCACCTGAAAGTGGCCAATCAGGGAAACTGGCATAAGATCGACAGCGTGTTGGAGTTGATCTACAAGACACGGGAGACCTTACCCGTGGAGGTCGACCGGTACCCCTATGTCGCATGGGGAACGGGACTTACCACGTTCCTCCCTCTCGAATCCCGGCAGGGGGAAACGGAGCAGGTCCTTGAACGTCTGAATGACCCGGAGCATTCTCCCAGGATTAGGACCTTCGCCGAATCCCGTGCGTTGAGGATCGGGGGCTGGGATAAGGTCATGATCAGTTACTGCGCCAGTGAGCAAGGGAAAAAATACCAGGGGAAGACCATCCTCTCCTGCGCCGAAGAAGCCGGACAGGAACCGGTGGATTTTGCCATAGGTCTGCTACTTTCCGAAAAGAATCAGGTTGGCATTGTGGGATTTGCCATGAGCGAGGAGAATCTTGAGAAAGTCCTGGCATCACCTTTCACAATGATTGGCTCCGATGGCAACGCTATCGCCCCCTACGGCAAGCTGGCTGCAGGGAATCCCCATCCACGATTCTATGGAACATTCCCGCGAGTTCTTGGCAAGTATTCTCGTGACGAACAAATAATTGGTCTCGAAGCCGCAGTGCACAAAATGACCGGCATGCCGGCTGCGAAGCTAGGTCTGGCAGACCGGGGAATCCTGATGAAGAAAAAAGTCGCGGACATTACCGTCTTTGATCCGAAAACGGTTATCGACCGCGCAACCTTCGAGAACCCGCATCAGTATCCTGTGGGGATCGAATATGTCTTTGTCAACGGAAAACTCACCATTGAAAAGGGAAAACATACTGGGGCCAGGCGTGGTAGAATTCTTCGTCATAAGAAATGA
- a CDS encoding glycoside hydrolase family 172 protein: MMYLNRPESQGGSRCLATLMVLLLSFVGIPVFSLAQHDLLIDLGTHQDFRSNRISSFDTTGGNRDAVALDPGETAVLAEIEGPGAIHHIWITVSAEPFYGRKIILKMYWDGEETPSVVSPVGDFFSVGHGLDRNLSSLPISCSSYGRARNCYWYMPFRKSARITATNEGSRTVGSFYYYRELPRLSARTPYFHAQYRQETPCIPGENYLILDTAGKGHYVGCNLSILQRAMGWWGEGDDMIYIDGEKIPSLHGTGSEDYFSDAWGMREDDNLFYGCPLQESDFQTGSKATVYRFHIPDPIPFEESIRVAIEHGHANNRSDYFSSVAYWYQDEPHVPFPLLAAAPDRLPFALESSWEMTLPTWKEVSVEKMTRFEDSETGMTYEATNLYHFLSSFYNQNGTRYPVLMTDGADVGDKCRVAVPVDVGEQYNVDLFFLRGKRMGSFEVEEVRSGKGTSPFESKPFQGFSREESIEVLKVRNVFLHAGLNTLVLNITGKDPTSQGTEVGYVAMTLSPSSPRYVTDWNLFGPFEAPDMTFLQVPYPPESQIDLQKKYPGADSTDVSWEVFQAGPSGYIRLDNLFTRNERSIVYGLVYLFSPDERKSQILLGSDDGVRLWLNDVLTHNNPAYRGAYPDQDRVDVLLKKGWNKLLVKILQGAGGWGFYVRFVDPDGDLTWTTQPPP; this comes from the coding sequence ATGATGTATCTCAACCGTCCAGAGTCACAGGGAGGTTCCCGCTGCCTGGCGACCCTCATGGTTCTTCTTCTCTCGTTTGTGGGCATTCCAGTGTTCTCTTTGGCCCAGCACGATTTGCTCATCGATCTGGGCACACACCAGGACTTCAGAAGTAACCGAATCTCATCTTTCGACACGACAGGGGGAAACCGGGATGCCGTTGCCCTTGATCCCGGGGAAACGGCCGTGTTGGCAGAAATTGAAGGCCCAGGGGCAATTCATCATATCTGGATAACAGTTTCTGCGGAACCATTTTACGGCCGGAAGATTATCCTCAAGATGTACTGGGACGGGGAGGAAACTCCCTCCGTTGTGTCTCCCGTTGGAGATTTCTTCAGTGTGGGTCACGGCCTGGACAGAAACCTCAGTTCTCTTCCAATCAGTTGCTCGTCATATGGGAGAGCGAGAAACTGCTACTGGTACATGCCCTTTCGAAAATCAGCGAGAATCACCGCCACCAACGAAGGATCGAGAACGGTTGGCTCTTTCTATTACTACAGAGAGCTCCCGAGACTATCTGCCCGCACGCCCTATTTTCACGCTCAATACCGTCAGGAAACTCCCTGCATTCCCGGCGAGAATTATCTCATACTTGACACTGCTGGTAAAGGACATTACGTGGGTTGCAACTTGAGCATCCTTCAGCGGGCAATGGGATGGTGGGGCGAAGGTGACGATATGATCTACATAGACGGTGAAAAGATACCTTCCTTGCACGGGACAGGTTCCGAGGACTACTTTTCTGACGCTTGGGGCATGCGTGAGGACGATAACCTGTTCTACGGGTGTCCTCTCCAGGAATCCGATTTTCAAACTGGCTCTAAAGCCACGGTCTACCGCTTTCACATTCCGGACCCCATACCGTTTGAGGAATCCATCAGGGTAGCCATCGAGCATGGACACGCCAACAATCGGTCGGACTATTTCTCATCGGTGGCCTACTGGTATCAGGATGAGCCTCACGTACCGTTCCCTCTACTTGCCGCTGCCCCCGATCGTCTCCCCTTTGCCCTTGAATCCTCATGGGAAATGACTCTACCGACCTGGAAAGAGGTAAGCGTAGAAAAGATGACACGATTCGAGGATTCGGAAACGGGCATGACCTACGAAGCCACAAACCTCTACCATTTCCTGAGTTCATTCTACAACCAAAACGGCACAAGGTACCCTGTGCTCATGACCGACGGTGCCGACGTGGGGGACAAATGCCGGGTAGCCGTACCAGTCGATGTGGGAGAGCAATACAATGTGGACCTCTTTTTTCTCAGAGGCAAGAGAATGGGATCATTTGAAGTGGAGGAAGTTCGGTCAGGAAAAGGTACCTCACCATTCGAATCGAAGCCCTTTCAAGGGTTTTCCCGCGAAGAGTCGATAGAAGTTCTGAAGGTAAGAAACGTGTTCCTTCATGCTGGTCTCAACACGTTGGTTCTCAACATTACGGGGAAGGACCCAACCTCTCAGGGAACGGAAGTCGGTTACGTGGCTATGACTCTTTCCCCCTCTTCCCCCCGCTATGTCACAGACTGGAACCTTTTTGGACCTTTTGAGGCCCCCGATATGACATTCCTTCAGGTGCCTTATCCTCCCGAAAGTCAAATAGATCTCCAGAAAAAATATCCGGGTGCAGACAGCACTGATGTGTCGTGGGAGGTGTTTCAGGCCGGCCCATCCGGTTACATCAGGCTTGACAATCTCTTTACGCGGAATGAAAGATCAATCGTTTACGGACTTGTCTATCTCTTTTCTCCGGATGAACGGAAAAGCCAGATACTCCTCGGAAGTGACGATGGTGTTCGTTTATGGCTCAATGACGTCCTTACTCACAATAATCCCGCATACCGCGGCGCCTATCCAGATCAAGACAGAGTGGATGTGCTACTAAAGAAGGGTTGGAACAAGCTGCTGGTTAAGATACTCCAGGGTGCCGGTGGCTGGGGATTCTATGTCCGGTTCGTGGATCCTGACGGCGATCTTACCTGGACCACCCAACCTCCCCCCTGA
- a CDS encoding PP2C family protein-serine/threonine phosphatase, whose translation MKNQAMDYLRQELENFETISKILINPPGSIPRLEHIDIYGDCVPLHGDVGGDHMIFVDFNNRYDMDTRIRIAREKGKKEVEEKLLLNTSRAGILILDVSGHSITDAYLAGRLHDAFLTGVLYELHNYGEITARLFETLNTRFYDSLTIDKYLTLLYGEISEEGTFRFISAGHPGPVVFSNKYNKIIEMSGDRLVTYPPLGMFPSEDDIDKRRHFSQIGYKEKYTVNEINLMGVGDIIVLYTDGLSEHRRNGEEYFPGNLEEILRRTKDLASREIFDAVKGDLARFAPPQDDLSYVVIKKTA comes from the coding sequence ATGAAGAACCAAGCTATGGATTACCTGAGACAGGAGCTGGAGAATTTCGAGACAATCTCCAAAATCCTGATCAACCCTCCCGGGAGCATTCCGCGGCTTGAACATATTGATATTTATGGAGACTGCGTGCCGCTGCACGGCGATGTTGGAGGAGACCACATGATCTTTGTCGATTTCAACAACAGATACGATATGGACACAAGAATAAGAATCGCCAGAGAAAAGGGTAAGAAAGAAGTGGAAGAAAAACTGCTCCTGAATACTTCAAGAGCCGGAATCCTCATCCTGGACGTGTCAGGACATAGTATCACAGACGCCTATCTGGCCGGGAGACTTCACGACGCGTTTCTGACGGGCGTTCTGTATGAACTCCACAATTATGGAGAGATAACGGCTCGTCTGTTCGAGACGTTGAACACGAGATTCTACGATTCCCTGACCATAGACAAGTATTTGACACTCCTCTACGGCGAGATTTCGGAGGAAGGCACGTTTCGATTCATCTCCGCGGGTCATCCGGGTCCAGTTGTCTTCTCAAATAAATACAACAAGATAATAGAAATGAGCGGGGATCGACTCGTTACTTATCCTCCATTGGGTATGTTTCCGTCCGAAGACGACATAGACAAAAGGCGCCATTTCAGTCAGATAGGATATAAGGAAAAATACACAGTCAACGAGATTAACCTCATGGGGGTGGGCGACATCATTGTTCTGTATACAGACGGATTGTCCGAACACCGCAGAAACGGTGAGGAGTACTTCCCCGGCAATCTGGAAGAGATATTGAGGAGAACGAAAGATCTCGCCTCACGGGAGATCTTTGATGCGGTGAAAGGAGACCTCGCCAGGTTTGCTCCACCTCAGGACGACCTGAGCTACGTGGTCATTAAGAAGACGGCATGA